The Bdellovibrio sp. ZAP7 DNA segment TCGAATGCGCACCATAAATCACGATCCCAAAGTAAGGCCCAAAAATCAGTGCAGTCGTCAGGCAGAAAAATCCCATGGTAAATGGAATAAAAGAAAGGCCACCCAACGCCACCAGATTCAATCCGGCGTAATAGACAGTCGTCACTTCTGGCAAAAGTCCAATCATCACATTGATCGGAAGAGCCACCATGCCGACATAGGCTGCCGCGATCCACTGGGCAGACTCAGCGGAGCGTTCGTGCTCCATCATTTTTTTGCCAAATAAGCAGACGGGGATGATTGTTAGCCGAAGAGCTAAGAATTCCCACTTAAGATTCGGAGCATAGGCCCAGTCAGCAATCCAGAATACCAAATAGAGCGGGATGGCCATCCAGTTGGAGATCACCTTTAAGATCGCTCTAATTTCTGCATTCACTTCAAATTCGCGCATCTGCGATGAAGTGATCACTGTTTCAAACACGGTTGTTCCTATTTTTTAATGACTACAAATAAGTTCACTCCAAGGGGTTCTTTTTCAATCCAGATTTTGGATCCGAGTCCGTTAAAGATACGCAGAAGATCTTCTTCCGATCTGTAAATTAAGTGCCAATCCAGTATCAGCTCCATAAATGGAACACAAGGATTTGTTTTGCTGAAGTTGCCAATGATAATGTGTCCACCATCTTTCACTGAGTTCAACATTTGCTTCGCAGCCATGTGTGCAACGTGTTCCGTGAAATAGTCAAATAAGCCAGCAGAGTAAATCATGTCGTAATCCTGCTCGGGACAGCCCATGGCAATCACATTCTTAATGGCCATATTATTAAATCGGTAACTGAATCCTGACTTTACTGAGCGTTCGAGCGTCAGTAAACGGCGCTGAGCGTGTTTCAGGGATTCCTCGTCTTGATCAAGGCAAGTGAACTCTAGCGTTCGGCCGTAAAATTCTTTTTTGTTTTTCAAAAAGAGCTGCTGTTCCATCGCAGGGCCGCTGGCAACTGATAAAAATTTGAGGGGCTTATCAGGTGGTGATGCTTGCACCAATTCGGATATCTTTTCGAACAAGTAGGTTCCGCGATTTTTCACCGCAGCACCGGCAGGCTCATCAATAAAGTATTTATGCATGCATTGATCGAACAGAGTTTTGCCGACCAATTCATTGCGATAAAGATGATTCATCATTTCATAGTCACCCGCATAGCCACGCGGTTTATAGTACGCACGACTTGCAAAAGGTGCCCCATAGATCAGGTGACCTACTTGCTCACGGGCAAATTTCGTGGCCCACTTTAACTGCTCGGGCGTTAGATATTTAATCAGTTCTGGGATCTTAGCATAAGAGCTGGGAATCACATGCCCCAAATACTGTGATAGTTGAGTTGCGATAGTGGCTTTATATTCCTGACATTCGTCAACACTATCCTTGGGAGCGTTTGCCTCTAAGGTGTC contains these protein-coding regions:
- a CDS encoding class I SAM-dependent methyltransferase gives rise to the protein MSKQAMKQEFFSVVADKRKNVVRQDRTPFEPGLCHVTVNGFRCDVLNLSTFGCAILVAETDYAAFRAAFGIHNHPEATLTYKDIKTQSIKLRWVRNEPYALSAFSQMLVAFEVMEEPLQIERIQALQATTSVIEKQTEYAVALSQLSAEFKNYVYEMKDWLEKLKAQVDTLEANAPKDSVDECQEYKATIATQLSQYLGHVIPSSYAKIPELIKYLTPEQLKWATKFAREQVGHLIYGAPFASRAYYKPRGYAGDYEMMNHLYRNELVGKTLFDQCMHKYFIDEPAGAAVKNRGTYLFEKISELVQASPPDKPLKFLSVASGPAMEQQLFLKNKKEFYGRTLEFTCLDQDEESLKHAQRRLLTLERSVKSGFSYRFNNMAIKNVIAMGCPEQDYDMIYSAGLFDYFTEHVAHMAAKQMLNSVKDGGHIIIGNFSKTNPCVPFMELILDWHLIYRSEEDLLRIFNGLGSKIWIEKEPLGVNLFVVIKK